From a region of the Paenibacillus segetis genome:
- a CDS encoding ABC transporter ATP-binding protein: protein MIEIKNLTKTYGSFEALKSVNISIDKGTVFGFVGPNGAGKSTTMSILATLLLPTSGSASVNGFDVTQHPHEVRKRIGYMPDFFGVYDHFKTTEYLHFYGASYGIPRAERDKLIPQLLELVNLSDKKEAYVDSLSRGMKQRLCLARCLVHDPDVLILDEPASGLDPRARIEMREILKELKLMGKTIIISSHILPELAEMVDEIGVIEHGAMVAQGKVADIQNSLRVKRVLHIRVLERSEELAVQLRDEAYVSQVLSDANGVHAHFSGGDAEQSQLLGRIMDLGYQVVSFNEAQSNLEDVFLEITKGGASNELA from the coding sequence ATGATTGAGATCAAGAACTTAACGAAAACCTATGGCAGCTTTGAGGCATTAAAATCGGTTAATATCTCTATTGATAAGGGGACGGTATTTGGCTTTGTTGGTCCCAATGGCGCAGGTAAATCGACGACGATGTCGATTCTGGCAACATTACTTCTGCCAACCTCCGGTAGCGCAAGCGTCAACGGATTTGATGTGACACAGCATCCTCATGAGGTACGGAAAAGAATCGGTTATATGCCCGATTTCTTCGGCGTTTACGATCATTTTAAGACTACGGAGTATTTGCATTTCTACGGCGCGAGTTATGGCATTCCTAGGGCTGAACGTGACAAGCTTATTCCTCAACTCCTGGAGTTAGTTAATCTAAGCGATAAAAAAGAGGCTTATGTAGACAGTTTATCTAGGGGGATGAAGCAGCGCCTTTGTCTTGCACGTTGTCTGGTTCATGATCCAGATGTGCTTATTTTGGACGAACCTGCTTCGGGTCTAGATCCTCGGGCGAGAATTGAAATGCGGGAAATCTTGAAGGAACTGAAGCTGATGGGTAAAACCATCATTATTTCTTCGCATATCTTACCTGAATTGGCGGAAATGGTTGATGAGATTGGAGTAATCGAGCACGGGGCAATGGTAGCCCAGGGTAAGGTTGCCGATATTCAAAATAGTCTTCGCGTTAAGCGTGTATTGCATATCAGGGTACTTGAGCGATCGGAGGAGCTAGCCGTGCAACTACGAGATGAGGCTTATGTCAGCCAAGTGCTAAGTGATGCTAACGGCGTACATGCGCACTTCAGCGGTGGAGATGCCGAACAGTCTCAGCTCTTAGGTAGAATTATGGATTTAGGTTATCAGGTCGTGTCCTTTAATGAGGCGCAGAGCAATCTGGAGGATGTATTCTTGGAAATTACGAAAGGAGGGGCGTCCAATGAATTGGCGTAG
- a CDS encoding DUF7408 domain-containing protein — translation MFLQVQRKITRMSLWLTIMVALVCMLPQSVHAADPAIKIQKSEIGYGGHVKLGEWSPLTITLTSDVDVSGEIVVQTEYPFINGSGSYVKKVDLPAGTSKKVTLGIPGNLFHERNNSIRFYEGSAESGKYIPFKAGQSYIQSTDTGSTLIGVLAADPDSVNFLQTLNAKGLNLSIIPLTGEQIPEDATLLNTLDVIFINDFATDSLSSKQIEAIHSWVANGGALVLAGGSGYPKAVQGLEDLSPVEYIGQTDVTSLPELVKLGGKPLPLESPFPVSLGKPKAGAEVVLEFGENPLFASWTVGKGEVHYAAYDVAMEPLNSWSGHGDVWSSELSTKFAITSTSNQGRYGSQSGFMSGMDYILDYFPSLTLPPFSLLVWLLLAYAVLVAPILYYVLKKLDKREWAWLLIPLIAVIASGGIYVAGTSGKSSTLTHTLNIMELDGQGHADRTTASALFVPRGGDYKLEFAAGNHLIVKREDGLISGGQAGGADRQYIRVQDEATTVKLKDMTHRSIAKLWTDVTETREFGKIKVEVAYDDQGSPVGTVTNETTTDLSNAAIILGGKVFTLGDLPKNKSISIPATANSLVYGDYGSMLFPYSNYGNDDEWERERGILNNYYSRSNSSVNNAVVAWSKEELSDYKVDGKKVSSENLNMWVQSVSPKYEANGKVNIPFGLIGGKISSAKAGQAMMEGPGIIQMSDGEVVFDYNLSKTDNIDYSYLAIKQGDNNPNYKAEIWNNMSAEWEELDWKSGQVEFTENLKSYIKENRSIQIRLTTTDWANFALPEISLKGVVSR, via the coding sequence TTGTTTCTTCAAGTACAACGAAAGATAACACGTATGTCACTTTGGTTAACCATCATGGTGGCGCTTGTATGTATGTTGCCACAATCGGTTCATGCGGCTGATCCAGCTATTAAAATTCAGAAAAGCGAAATAGGTTATGGAGGGCATGTCAAACTAGGTGAGTGGAGTCCACTTACCATAACGTTGACAAGTGATGTCGATGTCTCTGGCGAAATTGTTGTCCAGACTGAATATCCATTCATTAATGGTAGTGGCTCCTATGTAAAGAAGGTAGATTTACCTGCTGGGACATCGAAAAAGGTGACACTAGGGATACCAGGCAATTTATTTCATGAAAGAAATAACTCTATTCGTTTCTATGAAGGATCTGCTGAGTCCGGTAAGTACATTCCATTTAAAGCAGGTCAGTCTTATATACAATCGACGGATACAGGAAGTACTCTAATCGGAGTGTTAGCGGCAGATCCGGATAGTGTAAACTTCTTGCAAACCTTGAATGCAAAGGGTTTGAATCTTTCGATCATTCCGCTTACGGGAGAGCAAATTCCAGAAGATGCAACCTTATTGAATACTTTGGATGTCATCTTTATAAATGATTTTGCAACAGACAGCTTAAGTTCAAAGCAGATTGAGGCCATTCATTCTTGGGTGGCTAATGGGGGGGCATTAGTATTAGCAGGAGGGTCGGGCTATCCTAAGGCAGTTCAGGGATTAGAAGATTTGTCTCCTGTCGAATACATAGGTCAAACTGACGTTACCTCATTACCAGAACTGGTGAAGCTAGGAGGTAAGCCGTTACCTTTAGAATCGCCTTTCCCAGTATCTTTGGGTAAGCCTAAAGCTGGTGCTGAAGTCGTACTTGAATTTGGAGAAAATCCGTTATTTGCTTCTTGGACCGTAGGAAAAGGGGAAGTCCATTATGCAGCTTATGATGTTGCGATGGAACCTTTGAACTCTTGGAGTGGACATGGTGACGTTTGGAGCAGTGAGCTAAGCACAAAATTTGCTATTACATCTACTAGTAATCAAGGAAGATATGGTAGCCAAAGTGGCTTCATGTCGGGAATGGATTATATACTGGATTATTTCCCATCATTAACGCTTCCCCCATTCTCTTTACTGGTATGGCTGCTTCTCGCTTATGCAGTTCTGGTTGCACCTATTTTGTATTACGTGCTCAAGAAATTAGATAAGAGAGAGTGGGCCTGGCTGCTCATACCGCTAATTGCAGTGATTGCAAGTGGAGGCATTTATGTAGCGGGAACATCAGGCAAATCATCGACGCTTACGCATACTTTAAATATTATGGAGCTTGATGGACAAGGACATGCCGATCGAACGACGGCCTCAGCTCTTTTTGTACCGCGCGGCGGGGATTATAAATTAGAATTTGCTGCAGGTAATCATCTGATCGTAAAGCGTGAGGATGGTCTTATCTCCGGGGGACAGGCAGGAGGCGCTGATAGGCAGTACATCAGAGTACAGGATGAAGCTACCACGGTCAAGTTGAAGGATATGACTCATCGTTCGATAGCTAAATTATGGACGGATGTAACAGAAACAAGGGAGTTCGGCAAGATCAAAGTGGAAGTTGCGTATGACGATCAGGGGAGTCCCGTGGGGACGGTAACAAATGAAACAACAACTGATTTAAGCAATGCTGCGATAATCTTAGGTGGCAAAGTATTCACGCTTGGAGATCTACCGAAGAATAAGAGCATATCGATTCCTGCTACTGCAAATTCACTTGTTTATGGGGATTATGGTTCCATGCTGTTTCCGTATAGTAACTACGGTAATGACGACGAGTGGGAACGAGAAAGAGGGATTTTAAATAATTATTATAGCCGCTCCAATTCCTCAGTAAATAATGCAGTAGTTGCTTGGAGTAAAGAAGAACTGAGCGACTATAAAGTAGATGGCAAAAAAGTGTCGTCTGAAAACCTGAATATGTGGGTTCAATCTGTCTCTCCGAAGTATGAGGCGAACGGTAAGGTGAATATCCCTTTTGGTCTTATCGGTGGTAAGATTAGCAGCGCAAAAGCGGGACAAGCGATGATGGAAGGACCGGGAATAATTCAAATGTCCGATGGTGAGGTTGTCTTTGACTATAACTTATCTAAGACCGATAACATTGACTATTCTTATCTAGCTATCAAGCAAGGAGATAATAACCCTAACTATAAGGCTGAGATATGGAACAACATGAGCGCGGAATGGGAAGAGTTGGATTGGAAGAGCGGTCAAGTGGAATTCACTGAAAATCTTAAATCCTACATCAAAGAAAATAGAAGCATACAAATTCGTTTGACAACAACCGACTGGGCTAACTTTGCTTTGCCGGAAATCTCTCTGAAAGGAGTGGTTAGCCGATGA
- a CDS encoding ABC transporter permease, producing the protein MNWRRKWINPVLNKEFVLRMRTPRSAYSVLVYVLVMGLLGMGIIYVMTSNSSSTMGRIDPSTSRMMFYALSIAQLVLIAFMTPALTAGVISGEREKQTLNMLLTTQQSSATIILSKLVASLSFMTLVILATLPVYSIVFLYGGVSPKQLVSVFLFYLFVMLLLGALGVLFSTIFKKTMISVIMTYGVGLVIFLATGIGYIFAMGITQANRYSTNVTPPSYSWVGYLLGLNPAGALISIFEPSFSDSVFLVNSGNAGAPIELWQQFLLVYSVIIVIALWLAIRYIRPVRRRVKASRDMAPIGTMDKIDD; encoded by the coding sequence ATGAATTGGCGTAGAAAATGGATCAATCCTGTGCTGAATAAAGAATTTGTACTGCGCATGCGGACGCCTCGCTCAGCCTATTCAGTACTTGTATATGTACTAGTTATGGGACTACTTGGCATGGGCATCATCTATGTGATGACGTCGAATTCGAGTAGTACTATGGGACGAATTGATCCCAGCACGAGCCGTATGATGTTCTACGCGCTGAGCATAGCTCAGCTGGTTCTCATCGCATTTATGACACCGGCTCTAACGGCAGGCGTAATCAGTGGTGAACGCGAGAAGCAGACATTGAATATGCTGTTGACGACTCAACAGAGCTCGGCAACCATTATTTTGAGCAAGCTTGTGGCATCGCTTAGCTTTATGACCTTGGTCATTTTGGCTACATTACCTGTATACAGTATTGTATTTCTGTATGGTGGGGTCTCACCCAAGCAGCTCGTATCTGTCTTTTTATTCTATTTATTTGTAATGCTGCTCTTAGGTGCGCTTGGTGTTTTGTTCTCGACGATTTTCAAAAAAACGATGATATCGGTTATTATGACGTATGGCGTAGGCCTAGTTATTTTTCTAGCAACGGGGATCGGATATATTTTTGCAATGGGCATTACGCAAGCCAATAGGTATAGCACAAATGTGACTCCACCGAGTTACTCATGGGTTGGTTATCTACTTGGGCTTAATCCTGCAGGCGCTTTGATTAGTATCTTTGAGCCTTCCTTTTCAGACTCAGTCTTTCTCGTCAATAGCGGTAATGCAGGTGCACCGATCGAATTGTGGCAACAGTTTTTGTTGGTATACAGCGTGATCATCGTAATCGCTTTGTGGCTGGCTATCCGTTACATTCGCCCGGTCAGAAGAAGAGTAAAGGCGAGTCGAGACATGGCGCCTATTGGAACCATGGACAAGATAGACGACTAG